One stretch of Scophthalmus maximus strain ysfricsl-2021 chromosome 12, ASM2237912v1, whole genome shotgun sequence DNA includes these proteins:
- the lrp6 gene encoding low-density lipoprotein receptor-related protein 6 isoform X2, translating into MSVALRTLLLASVSSLLRAEPLLLYANRRDLRLVDAAHDKANASVVVGGLEDAAAVDYVFAQGLVYWSDVSEEAIKRTVYNRSGAAGAVQTVVPGLASPDGLACDWLGRKLYWTDSETNRIEVSELDGALRKVLFWQELDQPRAIALDPQRGFMYWTDWGEIPKIERAGMDGTNRSMIIDKEIYWPNGLTLDYSQQKLYWADAKHNFIHRANLDGSSREVVVKGELPHPFALTLYEDTLFWTDWNTHSIHSCRKQTGGEQRVVHSDIFSPMDIHVFSAKRQLVVNTPCSLNNGGCSHLCLLSPLKPFYQCACPTGVQLLEDGATCRDGATQMLLLARRTDLRRISLDMPDFTDIILQVDDIRHAIAIDYDPVDGYIYWTDDDVKAIRRSLLDGSDAQFVVTSQVNHPDGIAVDWIARNLYWTDTGTDRIEVTRLNGTMRKILISEDLDEPRAIVLDPVAGYMYWTDWGEVPKIERADLDGTERVVMVNTSLGWPNGLALDYDQRKIYWGDAKTDKIEVMDMDGSGRRVLVEDKLPHIFGFTLLGDYIYWTDWQRRSIERVHKRTAEREFIIDQLPDLMGLKATYVHQSFGTNPCAEDNGGCSHLCLYKPQGVQCGCPIGLELIADMQTCIVPEAFLLFSRHTDIRRISLETNNNNVAIPLTGVKEASALDFDVTDNRIYWTDITLKTISRAFMNGSALEHVVEFGLDYPEGMAVDWLGKNLYWADTGTNRIEVAKLDGQHRQVLVWKDLDSPRALALDPAEGYMYWTEWGGKPKIDRAAMDGTGRITLVADVGRANGLTIDYAERRLYWTDLDTTLIESSNMLGQEREVIADDLPHPFGLTQYQDYIYWTDWSQRSIERANKTSGQNRTVIQGHLDYVMDILVFHSSRQGGWNACASTNGHCSHLCLAVPVSSFVCGCPAHFSLNYDNKTCSAPTSFLLFSQKTAINRMVIDEQQSPDIILPIHSLRNVRALDYDPLDKQLYWIDSKQNVIRRAQEDGNQSMTVVASSMGGASQGLLQLYDLSIDIYSRFIYWTSEVTNVINVTRIDGSRVGVVLRGEHDKPRAIVVNPERGYMYFTNLLERSPKIERAALDGTEREVLFFSGLGKPVALAIDNEVGKLFWVDSDLRRIESSDLSGANRIVIADSNILQPVGLTVFGNHLYWIDKQQQMIERIDKTTREGRTKIQARIAYLSDIHAVHELDAHEYSKHPCTWDNGGCSHICIVKGDGTTRCSCPVHLVLLQDELSCGEPPTCSPEQFSCTSGEVDCIPQAWRCDGYAECDDKSDEDDCPVCSESEFQCDSRQCVELSLRCNGEFNCQDRSDENKCEVRCPADQFSCSNGQCIGKHKKCDNNMDCSDNSDELGCYPTEEPPPPPNTTIGSIVGVVMVLFVVGAVYFVCQRVLCPQMKDDGETVTNDFVVHGPSSVPLGYVPHPSSLSSSLPGMSRGKSVIGSLSIMGGSSGPPYDRAHVTGASSSSSSSTKGTYFPPLLNPPPSPATVRSQYTMEFGYSSNSPSTHRSYSYRPYTYRHFAPPTTPCSTDVCDSDYTPGRRAPPKSGTATAAAKGYTSDLNYDSEPFPPPPTPRSQYLSAEENCESCPPSPYTERSYSHHLYPPPPSPCTDSS; encoded by the exons ATGAGCGTCGCGCTGCGGACTCTGTTGTTGGCCTCGGTCTCTTCGCTGCTCCGGG ccgagccgctgctgctgtaTGCAAACCGCCGCGACCTCCGTCTCGTGGACGCCGCACACGACAAGGCCAACGCCTCGGTGGTGGTGGGCGGGCTGGAGGACGCCGCCGCCGTGGACTACGTGTTCGCCCAGGGCCTCGTCTACTGGAGCGACGTGAGCGAGGAAGCCATCAAACGCACCGTCTACAACCGCTCGGGCGCCGCTGGCGCCGTCCAGACGGTGGTGCCGGGCCTCGCGTCGCCGGACGGACTCGCCTGCGATTGGCTGGGCAGGAAACTGTACTGGACGGACTCTGAGACCAACCGGATCGAGGTGTCGGAGCTGGACGGCGCTTTGAGGAAGGTTCTGTTCTGGCAGGAGCTGGACCAGCCGAGAGCTATCGCCCTGGACCCACAGCGAGG GTTCATGTACTGGACGGACTGGGGCGAGATCCCGAAGATCGAGCGTGCGGGGATGGACGGGACGAATCGATCGATGATCATTGATAAAGAGATCTACTGGCCCAACGGTTTGACGCTGGACTACAGTCAACAGAAACTGTACTGGGCCGACGCCAAACACAACTTCATCCACCGCGCCAACCTGGACGGTTCCTCCAG ggaggtggtggtgaaaGGAGAGCTGCCTCACCCCTTCGCCCTCACCCTGTACGAGGACACTCTGTTCTGGACCGACTGGAACACTCACTCCATCCACTCCTGTCGCAAACAGACGGGCGGCGAACAGCGGGTCGTCCACTCCGACATCTTCTCGCCCATGGACATCCACGTGTTCAGCGCCAAGAGGCAACTCGTCG TAAACACTCCCTGCTCGCTGAACAACGGAGGATGTTCCCACCTCTGCCTGCTCTCCCCGCTGAAGCCGTTCTATCAGTGCGCCTGTCCCACGGGAGtccagctgctggaggacggGGCGACCTGCAGAGACG GTGCGACCcagatgctgctgctcgccCGGCGGACCGACCTGCGGCGCATCTCTCTGGACATGCCGGACTTCACCGACATCATCCTGCAGGTGGACGACATCCGCCACGCCATCGCCATCGACTACGACCCGGTGGACGGATACATCTACTGGACGGATGACGACGTGAAGGCCATCCGCCGCTCGCTGCTGGACGGCAGTGACGCCCAGTTCGTGGTCACGTCCCAGGTGAACCACCCTGACGGAATCGCGGTCGACTGGATCGCCCGGAACCTGTACTGGACCGACACCGGCACGGACCGGATTGAGGTGACACGGCTCAACGGGACCATGCGCAAGATCCTGATCTCCGAGGACCTGGACGAGCCCAGAGCCATCGTGCTGGACCCCGTCGCCGG gtACATGTACTGGACCGACTGGGGCGAGGTGCCGAAGATCGAGCGAGCGGATCTGGACGGGACGGAGCGAGTGGTGATGGTAAACACGTCGCTGGGCTGGCCCAACGGGCTGGCGCTCGACTACGACCAGAGGAAGATCTACTGGGGGGACGCCAAGACGGACAAGATcgag GTGATGGACATGGACGGTTCAGGCCGACGAGTTCTGGTGGAGGACAAACTCCCTCACATCTTCGGCTTCACGCTGCTCGGTGACTACATCTACTGGACGGATTGGCAGCGCCGAAGCATCGAGCGCGTCCACAAGCGCACGGCGGAGCGAGAGTTCATCATCGACCAGCTGCCGGACCTCATGGGCCTGAAGGCCACGTACGTGCACCAGTCCTTCG GTACGAACCCGTGTGCGGAGGACAACGGCGGCTGCAGCCACCTCTGCCTCTATAAGCCGCAGGGCGTCCAGTGCGGCTGCCCCATCGGCCTCGAGCTCATCGCCGACATGCAGACGTGCATCGTACCCGAGGCGTTCCTGCTCTTCTCCCGCCACACCGACATCCGCCGCATCTCACTGgagaccaacaacaacaacgtggcCATCCCGCTCACCGGCGTCAAGGAGGCGTCGGCGCTCGACTTTGACGTTACCGACAACCGCATCTACTGGACGGACATCACCCTGAAG ACCATCAGCCGGGCCTTCATGAACGGCAGCGCTCTGGAGCACGTGGTGGAGTTCGGGCTGGACTACCCGGAGGGGATGGCGGTGGACTGGCTGGGGAAGAACCTGTACTGGGCCGACACTGGCACCAACCGCATCGAGGTGGCCAAACTGGACGGGCAACACCGGCAGGTTCTGGTCTGGAAGGACCTGGACAGTCCTCGAGCTCTGGCTCTGGATCCGGCTGAGGG ctACATGTACTGGACCGAGTGGGGCGGGAAACCAAAAATTGACCGAGCGGCGATGGACGGGACGGGTCGCATCACTCTGGTGGCCGACGTGGGCCGAGCCAATGGGCTCACCATCGACTACGCCGAGCGCCGCCTCTACTGGACCGACCTGGACACCACCCTGATCGAGTCGTCCAACATGCTCG GTCAGGAGCGCGAGGTCATAGCCGACGACCTCCCTCACCCGTTCGGCCTCACCCAGTACCAGGACTACATCTACTGGACCGACTGGAGCCAGCGCAGCATCGAGCGGGCAAACAAGACCAGCGGTCAGAACCGCACCGTGATCCAGGGCCACCTTGACTATGTGATGGACATCCTGGTGTTCCACTCGTCGCGTCAGGGCGGCTGGAACGCCTGCGCCTCCACCAACGGCCACTGCTCGCACCTCTGCCTCGCCGTGCCCGTCAGCAGCTTCGTCTGCGGCTGCCCCGCCCACTTCTCGCTCAACTACGACAACAAGACATGCAGTG CTCCCACGTCGTTCCTGCTGTTCAGCCAGAAGACGGCCATCAACCGCATGGTGATCGACGAGCAGCAGAGTCCCGACATCATCCTGCCGATCCACAGTCTGCGGAACGTCCGTGCCCTCGACTACGACCCGCTGGACAAGCAGCTGTACTGGATCGACTCCAAGCAGAACGTGATCCGTCGAGCGCAGGAGGACGGGAACCAG AGCATGACAGTGGTGGCGAGCTCGATGGGCGGAGCCAGTCAggggctgctgcagctctacgACCTGAGCATCGACATCTACAGCCGCTTCATCTACTGGACCAGTGAGGTCACCAACGTCATCAACGTGACCCGGATCGATGGCAGCCGGGTGGGCGTGGTGCTGAGGGGCGAGCACGACAAGCCGCGGGCCATCGTGGTCAATCCGGAGAGAGG GTACATGTACTTCACCAACCTGCTGGAGCGCTCGCCCAAGATCGAGCGGGCAGCGCTGGACGGCACCGAGCGCGAGGTGCTGTTCTTCAGTGGTCTGGGGAAACCCGTCGCTCTGGCCATCGACAACGAGGTGGGGAAGTTGTTCTGGGTGGACTCTGACCTGCGGCGCATCGAGAGCAGCGACCTTTCCG gaGCCAATCGGATCGTGATCGCGGACTCCAACATCCTACAGCCGGTCGGCCTGACGGTGTTCGGGAACCACCTGTACTGGATcgacaagcagcagcagatgatcgAACGCATCGACAAGACCACGAGGGAAGGACGCACCAAGATCCAGGCTCGCATTGCCTACCTGAGTGACATCCACGCCGTCCACGAGCTGGACGCCCACGAGTACA gtAAACATCCGTGCACGTGGGACAACGGCGGCTGCTCCCACATCTGCATCGTGAAAGGCGACGGGACGACTCGCTGCTCGTGTCCCGTCCacctggtgctgctgcaggacgaGCTCTCCTGTGGAG agCCGCCCACCTGTTCCCCGGAGCAGTTCTCCTGCACATCCGGCGAGGTCGACTGCATCCCTCAGGCCTGGAGATGCGACGGCTACGCCGAGTGCGACGACAAGAGCGACGAGGACGACTGTCCCGTCTGCTCCGAGTCCGAGTTCCAGTGCGACAGCCGCCAGTGCGTCGAGCTCAGTCTGCGCTGCAACGGAGAGTTCAACTGTCAGGACCGGTCGGACGAGAACAAGTGTGAAG tgcgaTGTCCAGCCGATCAGTTCAGCTGCTCTAACGGTCAGTGCATTGGGAAACACAAGAAGTGCGACAACAACATGGATTGTTCTGATAACTCAGACGAGCTCGGCTGCT ATCCGACCGAGGAGCCGCCTCCGCCGCCCAACACCACCATCGGCTCCATCGTGGGCGTGGTCATGGTGCTGTTCGTGGTGGGCGCTGTGTACTTCGTGTGCCAGCGCGTCCTCTGTCCGCAGATGAAGGACGACGGCGAGACGGTCACCAATGACTTCGTGGTCCACGGGCCGTCGTCGGTGCCGCTGGGATACGTGCCGCACCCGAGCTCGCTGTCCAGCTCGCTCCCGG GGATGTCCCGAGGGAAGTCTGTGATTGGCTCCCTCAGCATCATGGGCGGGAGCAGCGGACCGCCGTACGACCGCGCCCACGTCACCGGGGCGTCGTCCAGCAGCTCGTCCAGCACCAAGGGGACGTACTTCCCCCCG CTCCTGAATCCTCCTCCGTCTCCGGCGACCGTTCGGTCTCAGTACACGATGGAGTTCGGTTACTCGTCCAACAGTCCGTCCACTCACAGATCGTACAG ctATCGTCCCTACACGTACCGTCACTTCGCCCCGCCCACGACCCCCTGCAGCACCGACGTGTGCGACAGCGACTACACACCGGGACGCCGGGCTCCGCCTAAGTCTGGCACCGCCACCGCCGCTGCCAAGGGCTACACCAGCGACCTCAACTATGACTCGGAGCCGTTCCCGCCGCCGCCCACGCCGCGGAGCCAGTACCTGTCGGCGGAGGAGAACTGTGAGAGCTGCCCGCCGTCGCCATACACCGAGCGCAGCTACTCCCACCACCTCTACCCGCCGCCGCCATCGCCCTGCACGGACTCCTCGTGA
- the lrp6 gene encoding low-density lipoprotein receptor-related protein 6 isoform X1 yields the protein MSVALRTLLLASVSSLLRAEPLLLYANRRDLRLVDAAHDKANASVVVGGLEDAAAVDYVFAQGLVYWSDVSEEAIKRTVYNRSGAAGAVQTVVPGLASPDGLACDWLGRKLYWTDSETNRIEVSELDGALRKVLFWQELDQPRAIALDPQRGFMYWTDWGEIPKIERAGMDGTNRSMIIDKEIYWPNGLTLDYSQQKLYWADAKHNFIHRANLDGSSREVVVKGELPHPFALTLYEDTLFWTDWNTHSIHSCRKQTGGEQRVVHSDIFSPMDIHVFSAKRQLVVNTPCSLNNGGCSHLCLLSPLKPFYQCACPTGVQLLEDGATCRDGATQMLLLARRTDLRRISLDMPDFTDIILQVDDIRHAIAIDYDPVDGYIYWTDDDVKAIRRSLLDGSDAQFVVTSQVNHPDGIAVDWIARNLYWTDTGTDRIEVTRLNGTMRKILISEDLDEPRAIVLDPVAGYMYWTDWGEVPKIERADLDGTERVVMVNTSLGWPNGLALDYDQRKIYWGDAKTDKIEVMDMDGSGRRVLVEDKLPHIFGFTLLGDYIYWTDWQRRSIERVHKRTAEREFIIDQLPDLMGLKATYVHQSFGTNPCAEDNGGCSHLCLYKPQGVQCGCPIGLELIADMQTCIVPEAFLLFSRHTDIRRISLETNNNNVAIPLTGVKEASALDFDVTDNRIYWTDITLKTISRAFMNGSALEHVVEFGLDYPEGMAVDWLGKNLYWADTGTNRIEVAKLDGQHRQVLVWKDLDSPRALALDPAEGYMYWTEWGGKPKIDRAAMDGTGRITLVADVGRANGLTIDYAERRLYWTDLDTTLIESSNMLGQEREVIADDLPHPFGLTQYQDYIYWTDWSQRSIERANKTSGQNRTVIQGHLDYVMDILVFHSSRQGGWNACASTNGHCSHLCLAVPVSSFVCGCPAHFSLNYDNKTCSAPTSFLLFSQKTAINRMVIDEQQSPDIILPIHSLRNVRALDYDPLDKQLYWIDSKQNVIRRAQEDGNQSMTVVASSMGGASQGLLQLYDLSIDIYSRFIYWTSEVTNVINVTRIDGSRVGVVLRGEHDKPRAIVVNPERGYMYFTNLLERSPKIERAALDGTEREVLFFSGLGKPVALAIDNEVGKLFWVDSDLRRIESSDLSGANRIVIADSNILQPVGLTVFGNHLYWIDKQQQMIERIDKTTREGRTKIQARIAYLSDIHAVHELDAHEYSKHPCTWDNGGCSHICIVKGDGTTRCSCPVHLVLLQDELSCGEPPTCSPEQFSCTSGEVDCIPQAWRCDGYAECDDKSDEDDCPVCSESEFQCDSRQCVELSLRCNGEFNCQDRSDENKCEGVTVRCPADQFSCSNGQCIGKHKKCDNNMDCSDNSDELGCYPTEEPPPPPNTTIGSIVGVVMVLFVVGAVYFVCQRVLCPQMKDDGETVTNDFVVHGPSSVPLGYVPHPSSLSSSLPGMSRGKSVIGSLSIMGGSSGPPYDRAHVTGASSSSSSSTKGTYFPPLLNPPPSPATVRSQYTMEFGYSSNSPSTHRSYSYRPYTYRHFAPPTTPCSTDVCDSDYTPGRRAPPKSGTATAAAKGYTSDLNYDSEPFPPPPTPRSQYLSAEENCESCPPSPYTERSYSHHLYPPPPSPCTDSS from the exons ATGAGCGTCGCGCTGCGGACTCTGTTGTTGGCCTCGGTCTCTTCGCTGCTCCGGG ccgagccgctgctgctgtaTGCAAACCGCCGCGACCTCCGTCTCGTGGACGCCGCACACGACAAGGCCAACGCCTCGGTGGTGGTGGGCGGGCTGGAGGACGCCGCCGCCGTGGACTACGTGTTCGCCCAGGGCCTCGTCTACTGGAGCGACGTGAGCGAGGAAGCCATCAAACGCACCGTCTACAACCGCTCGGGCGCCGCTGGCGCCGTCCAGACGGTGGTGCCGGGCCTCGCGTCGCCGGACGGACTCGCCTGCGATTGGCTGGGCAGGAAACTGTACTGGACGGACTCTGAGACCAACCGGATCGAGGTGTCGGAGCTGGACGGCGCTTTGAGGAAGGTTCTGTTCTGGCAGGAGCTGGACCAGCCGAGAGCTATCGCCCTGGACCCACAGCGAGG GTTCATGTACTGGACGGACTGGGGCGAGATCCCGAAGATCGAGCGTGCGGGGATGGACGGGACGAATCGATCGATGATCATTGATAAAGAGATCTACTGGCCCAACGGTTTGACGCTGGACTACAGTCAACAGAAACTGTACTGGGCCGACGCCAAACACAACTTCATCCACCGCGCCAACCTGGACGGTTCCTCCAG ggaggtggtggtgaaaGGAGAGCTGCCTCACCCCTTCGCCCTCACCCTGTACGAGGACACTCTGTTCTGGACCGACTGGAACACTCACTCCATCCACTCCTGTCGCAAACAGACGGGCGGCGAACAGCGGGTCGTCCACTCCGACATCTTCTCGCCCATGGACATCCACGTGTTCAGCGCCAAGAGGCAACTCGTCG TAAACACTCCCTGCTCGCTGAACAACGGAGGATGTTCCCACCTCTGCCTGCTCTCCCCGCTGAAGCCGTTCTATCAGTGCGCCTGTCCCACGGGAGtccagctgctggaggacggGGCGACCTGCAGAGACG GTGCGACCcagatgctgctgctcgccCGGCGGACCGACCTGCGGCGCATCTCTCTGGACATGCCGGACTTCACCGACATCATCCTGCAGGTGGACGACATCCGCCACGCCATCGCCATCGACTACGACCCGGTGGACGGATACATCTACTGGACGGATGACGACGTGAAGGCCATCCGCCGCTCGCTGCTGGACGGCAGTGACGCCCAGTTCGTGGTCACGTCCCAGGTGAACCACCCTGACGGAATCGCGGTCGACTGGATCGCCCGGAACCTGTACTGGACCGACACCGGCACGGACCGGATTGAGGTGACACGGCTCAACGGGACCATGCGCAAGATCCTGATCTCCGAGGACCTGGACGAGCCCAGAGCCATCGTGCTGGACCCCGTCGCCGG gtACATGTACTGGACCGACTGGGGCGAGGTGCCGAAGATCGAGCGAGCGGATCTGGACGGGACGGAGCGAGTGGTGATGGTAAACACGTCGCTGGGCTGGCCCAACGGGCTGGCGCTCGACTACGACCAGAGGAAGATCTACTGGGGGGACGCCAAGACGGACAAGATcgag GTGATGGACATGGACGGTTCAGGCCGACGAGTTCTGGTGGAGGACAAACTCCCTCACATCTTCGGCTTCACGCTGCTCGGTGACTACATCTACTGGACGGATTGGCAGCGCCGAAGCATCGAGCGCGTCCACAAGCGCACGGCGGAGCGAGAGTTCATCATCGACCAGCTGCCGGACCTCATGGGCCTGAAGGCCACGTACGTGCACCAGTCCTTCG GTACGAACCCGTGTGCGGAGGACAACGGCGGCTGCAGCCACCTCTGCCTCTATAAGCCGCAGGGCGTCCAGTGCGGCTGCCCCATCGGCCTCGAGCTCATCGCCGACATGCAGACGTGCATCGTACCCGAGGCGTTCCTGCTCTTCTCCCGCCACACCGACATCCGCCGCATCTCACTGgagaccaacaacaacaacgtggcCATCCCGCTCACCGGCGTCAAGGAGGCGTCGGCGCTCGACTTTGACGTTACCGACAACCGCATCTACTGGACGGACATCACCCTGAAG ACCATCAGCCGGGCCTTCATGAACGGCAGCGCTCTGGAGCACGTGGTGGAGTTCGGGCTGGACTACCCGGAGGGGATGGCGGTGGACTGGCTGGGGAAGAACCTGTACTGGGCCGACACTGGCACCAACCGCATCGAGGTGGCCAAACTGGACGGGCAACACCGGCAGGTTCTGGTCTGGAAGGACCTGGACAGTCCTCGAGCTCTGGCTCTGGATCCGGCTGAGGG ctACATGTACTGGACCGAGTGGGGCGGGAAACCAAAAATTGACCGAGCGGCGATGGACGGGACGGGTCGCATCACTCTGGTGGCCGACGTGGGCCGAGCCAATGGGCTCACCATCGACTACGCCGAGCGCCGCCTCTACTGGACCGACCTGGACACCACCCTGATCGAGTCGTCCAACATGCTCG GTCAGGAGCGCGAGGTCATAGCCGACGACCTCCCTCACCCGTTCGGCCTCACCCAGTACCAGGACTACATCTACTGGACCGACTGGAGCCAGCGCAGCATCGAGCGGGCAAACAAGACCAGCGGTCAGAACCGCACCGTGATCCAGGGCCACCTTGACTATGTGATGGACATCCTGGTGTTCCACTCGTCGCGTCAGGGCGGCTGGAACGCCTGCGCCTCCACCAACGGCCACTGCTCGCACCTCTGCCTCGCCGTGCCCGTCAGCAGCTTCGTCTGCGGCTGCCCCGCCCACTTCTCGCTCAACTACGACAACAAGACATGCAGTG CTCCCACGTCGTTCCTGCTGTTCAGCCAGAAGACGGCCATCAACCGCATGGTGATCGACGAGCAGCAGAGTCCCGACATCATCCTGCCGATCCACAGTCTGCGGAACGTCCGTGCCCTCGACTACGACCCGCTGGACAAGCAGCTGTACTGGATCGACTCCAAGCAGAACGTGATCCGTCGAGCGCAGGAGGACGGGAACCAG AGCATGACAGTGGTGGCGAGCTCGATGGGCGGAGCCAGTCAggggctgctgcagctctacgACCTGAGCATCGACATCTACAGCCGCTTCATCTACTGGACCAGTGAGGTCACCAACGTCATCAACGTGACCCGGATCGATGGCAGCCGGGTGGGCGTGGTGCTGAGGGGCGAGCACGACAAGCCGCGGGCCATCGTGGTCAATCCGGAGAGAGG GTACATGTACTTCACCAACCTGCTGGAGCGCTCGCCCAAGATCGAGCGGGCAGCGCTGGACGGCACCGAGCGCGAGGTGCTGTTCTTCAGTGGTCTGGGGAAACCCGTCGCTCTGGCCATCGACAACGAGGTGGGGAAGTTGTTCTGGGTGGACTCTGACCTGCGGCGCATCGAGAGCAGCGACCTTTCCG gaGCCAATCGGATCGTGATCGCGGACTCCAACATCCTACAGCCGGTCGGCCTGACGGTGTTCGGGAACCACCTGTACTGGATcgacaagcagcagcagatgatcgAACGCATCGACAAGACCACGAGGGAAGGACGCACCAAGATCCAGGCTCGCATTGCCTACCTGAGTGACATCCACGCCGTCCACGAGCTGGACGCCCACGAGTACA gtAAACATCCGTGCACGTGGGACAACGGCGGCTGCTCCCACATCTGCATCGTGAAAGGCGACGGGACGACTCGCTGCTCGTGTCCCGTCCacctggtgctgctgcaggacgaGCTCTCCTGTGGAG agCCGCCCACCTGTTCCCCGGAGCAGTTCTCCTGCACATCCGGCGAGGTCGACTGCATCCCTCAGGCCTGGAGATGCGACGGCTACGCCGAGTGCGACGACAAGAGCGACGAGGACGACTGTCCCGTCTGCTCCGAGTCCGAGTTCCAGTGCGACAGCCGCCAGTGCGTCGAGCTCAGTCTGCGCTGCAACGGAGAGTTCAACTGTCAGGACCGGTCGGACGAGAACAAGTGTGAAGGTGTGACAG tgcgaTGTCCAGCCGATCAGTTCAGCTGCTCTAACGGTCAGTGCATTGGGAAACACAAGAAGTGCGACAACAACATGGATTGTTCTGATAACTCAGACGAGCTCGGCTGCT ATCCGACCGAGGAGCCGCCTCCGCCGCCCAACACCACCATCGGCTCCATCGTGGGCGTGGTCATGGTGCTGTTCGTGGTGGGCGCTGTGTACTTCGTGTGCCAGCGCGTCCTCTGTCCGCAGATGAAGGACGACGGCGAGACGGTCACCAATGACTTCGTGGTCCACGGGCCGTCGTCGGTGCCGCTGGGATACGTGCCGCACCCGAGCTCGCTGTCCAGCTCGCTCCCGG GGATGTCCCGAGGGAAGTCTGTGATTGGCTCCCTCAGCATCATGGGCGGGAGCAGCGGACCGCCGTACGACCGCGCCCACGTCACCGGGGCGTCGTCCAGCAGCTCGTCCAGCACCAAGGGGACGTACTTCCCCCCG CTCCTGAATCCTCCTCCGTCTCCGGCGACCGTTCGGTCTCAGTACACGATGGAGTTCGGTTACTCGTCCAACAGTCCGTCCACTCACAGATCGTACAG ctATCGTCCCTACACGTACCGTCACTTCGCCCCGCCCACGACCCCCTGCAGCACCGACGTGTGCGACAGCGACTACACACCGGGACGCCGGGCTCCGCCTAAGTCTGGCACCGCCACCGCCGCTGCCAAGGGCTACACCAGCGACCTCAACTATGACTCGGAGCCGTTCCCGCCGCCGCCCACGCCGCGGAGCCAGTACCTGTCGGCGGAGGAGAACTGTGAGAGCTGCCCGCCGTCGCCATACACCGAGCGCAGCTACTCCCACCACCTCTACCCGCCGCCGCCATCGCCCTGCACGGACTCCTCGTGA
- the mansc1 gene encoding MANSC domain-containing protein 1, with translation MFPPESSRASQTQFVSTAAAVVVVMMLSLLPVSAVEPETCFSRQHQSVRVNVRLAVNRAGTLMDTRVVASERDCVLVCCSQEVKPGAKCNMAVFNGNKASSDGNCLLFHCPSEQDCPLMKAQGGINTYDIYKGLIHPTTVRPVTATVTQPTTTPSTPTTPTTTTPTITTTQSTTKTTQPTTTTTTTTTSPPTTQAPNTTTTPPPIIIIATMPAITPSPTTTTTTPTTTTTTTTPTTITTPTTITTPTTTTTTTTTTTPT, from the exons ATGTTTCCTCCAGAGTCCAGTCGAGCCTCGCAGACGCAGTTCGtctccaccgccgccgccgtcgtggtggtgatgatgctgTCGTTGCTGCCCGTGTCGGCCGTGGAACCGGAGACTTGTTTTTCCAGACAACACCAGAGCGTCAGAGTCAACGTGCGACTGGCCGTGAACCGAGCGGGGACGCTCATGGACACTCGGGTGGTCGCCTCGGAGCGGGACTGCGTCCTCGTCTGCTGCTCACAGGAAGTCAAACCAG GTGCAAAGTGCAACATGGCTGTTTTCAACGGCAACAAAGCGTCCAGCGATGGAAACTGTCTCCTGTTCCACTGTCCGTCGGAGCAGGACTGTCCACTGATGAAGGCTCAGGGCGGAATCAACACCTACGACATCTACAAAG GGTTGATTCATCCGACCACAGTGAGACCTGTCACCGCCACAGTCACACAACCAACCACCACTCCCTctacaccaacaacaccaacaacaactacacctACAATCACCACCACACAAAGTACAACAAAGACCACACAacccaccacaacaacaacaactaccaCAACCTCACCGCCAACCACACAGGCACCAAACACCACCACAACGCCTCcacccatcatcatcatcgccaccATGCCTGCAATAACTCCATCACCCACCACCACAAcgacaacaccaacaacaacaaccacgacaacaacaccaACCACAATAACAACACCAACCACAATAACaacaccaaccacaacaacaacaacaactacgacaacaacaccaaca
- the c12h11orf98 gene encoding uncharacterized protein C11orf98 homolog: MAPPGGKINRPKTELGRNLFKRRRVLGREKKKKRQIVGAVVDQGLITIHHLKKRKSSPRANITLSGKKKRKLLKQLHHMQQEKSSMEAEASAAPPQKKQDSSSAPTKKKKKATAAGRQQDVEMADAE; the protein is encoded by the exons ATGGCGCCGCCCGGAGGGAAGATCAACAGACCGAAGACT GAACTCGGGAGGAATCTGTTCAAGCGGCGGCGAGTTCTGGgtcgagagaagaagaagaagcgtcAGATTGTCGGAGCCGTGGTGGACCAGGGTCTGATCACCATCCATCacctgaagaagaggaa GTCGAGTCCGAGGGCGAACATCACTCTGTCGGGGAAGAAGAAACGGAAGCTGCTCAAACAGCTGCACCAcatgcagcaggagaagagCAGCATGGAAG CTGAAGCATCTGCAGCTCCGCCACAGAAGAAACAGGACTCGTCATCAGCTCcgaccaagaagaagaagaaggcgacGGCGGCTGGACGGCAGCAGGACGTGGAGATGGCCGACGCTGAATGA